GCCGCAGGAACTCCAGGCCGAGACCCTTGCCCTCGCTCGCGCCGGGGATCAGCCCCGGCACGTCCGCGACGGTGTAGCGCGACGAGCCGGCCTGCACCACGCCGAGGTTCGGGACGAGCGTCGTGAACGGGTAGTCCGCGATCTTGGGCCGCGCCGCCGACATCGCGGCGACGAGGCTCGACTTGCCGGCGCTCGGGTAGCCGATGAGTGCGACGTCCGCGATCGTCTTGAGCTCGAGCACGACGTCCTGGGTGTCGCCGGGCTCCCCGAGCAGCGCGAAGCCGGGCGCCTTGCGCTTCGGCGACGCGATGGCGGAGTTGCCGAGCCCGCCGTGGCCGCCGGCCGCGACGACGTACCGGGCGCCGGTCCCGACGAGGTCGGCGAGCACCTCGCCCGTCGGCGACTTCACGACGGTGCCGTCGGGCACTCCCAGCACGAGGTCCTCGCCCGTGAAGCCCTGGCGGTAGTTGCCCATGCCCTGACCCCCCGACGGGGCGTGCTTGTGGGGCGAGTGGTGGTACTCGAGCAGCGTCGTGACCTGCGGGTCGACCTCGAGGATGATGCTGCCCCCGTGGCCGCCGTTGCCGCCGTCCGGGCCGGCGAGCGGCTTGAACTTCTCGCGGCGGATGGAGACGCAACCGTGCCCACCGTCACCGCCGGTGGCGTGCAGCACGACACGGTCGACGAACGTCGCCATCGGACACCTCTTCCCGGAGCCGGTCGGGCCCCGTGCATGACCACCGCGGAGGATCCCGGTGGGTCGATCCTGACACGACGAAGGGGCGCACCGCCTCGGTGCGCCCCTCCGACGAACGTGCTGTGGTGGCTCAGGCCGCCGTCACGATGTCGATGACCTTGCGGCCACGACGCGTGCCGAACGTCACGGCACCCGGCGCGAGCGCGAACAGGGTGTCGTCACCCCCGCGGCCGACGTTGATGCCGGGGTGGAAGTGCGTGCCGCGCTGGCGGACGATGATCTCGCCGGCCTTGACGACCTGACCGCCGAAGCGCTTGACGCCGAGACGCTGCGCGTTGGAGTCGCGACCGTTGCGCGAGGAGCTCGCGCCCTTCTTGTGTGCCATGACGAACCTGCTTTCGTGCTCAGAGACGGGGAGGAGCCGCAGCCGACGGAGCCGCGCGCACTCAGTTGTCGATGCCGGTGACCTTCAGGCGGGTCAGCTGCTGACGGTGACCCTGGCGCTTGCGGTAGCCGGTCTTGTTCTTGTACTTGAGGATGTCGATCTTCGGGCCCTTCTCGGCCCGCACGACCTCCGCCGTGACCTTCACCTTGGCGAGGTCCTGGGCGTCGGTCGTGACCTTGTCCCCGTCCACGAGCAGCAGCGCCGTGAGCTCCACGGTCGAGCCGGCCTGCGCGGCGAGACGGTCGACGACGACGACGTCGCCGACGGCGACCTTCTCCTGGCGGCCGCCAGCCTTCACGATCGCGTACACCACGTTGCTGCTCATCTCTGCTCGTCGAACTCAGTCACACAAGTCGGGGGCGTGCTCGGTACGGTGGAGCCGCATCACACGGCCGGCGCCCTCGCAGCACGCTGCGGGATGCTCTCGGTACCTGGTGCACGCACAACCGGCGCGTAACAAACGCGCCGACGTTCAAGAGTACGGAACGCATCTGGCACGGTCAAATGAGGGGGGCGCGGTGCACCGCAGCACGGCCGTCGGAGCAGCTGTCGTCGCCCTCGTCGGGCTCGCGCTCGCCGGGTGCACCCCGGACCGGGAGCCCCGGATCGTGGTCGACGGGGCGACGGAGCGGTACCTCGACCCGGTGCACCTCACGGTGACCGGCCTGCCGCCCGGCGAGACGGTCGAGGTGCGCTCCGAGGTGCGCTCCGAGCTCACGTGGCGCTCGTCCGCGACGTACACCGCCGACGAGGACGGACGCGTCGAGCTCGACACCGCCGAGCCCGAGCGGGCGCCGTTC
The Cellulomonas sp. NS3 DNA segment above includes these coding regions:
- the rplU gene encoding 50S ribosomal protein L21; amino-acid sequence: MVYAIVKAGGRQEKVAVGDVVVVDRLAAQAGSTVELTALLLVDGDKVTTDAQDLAKVKVTAEVVRAEKGPKIDILKYKNKTGYRKRQGHRQQLTRLKVTGIDN
- the rpmA gene encoding 50S ribosomal protein L27; translation: MAHKKGASSSRNGRDSNAQRLGVKRFGGQVVKAGEIIVRQRGTHFHPGINVGRGGDDTLFALAPGAVTFGTRRGRKVIDIVTAA